From one Macellibacteroides fermentans genomic stretch:
- a CDS encoding alginate export family protein: MKTPVKLFVVCALLVTGTALHAQEEFSISTQIRPRTEYRNGTLFPRDAGDGAVFFVNTRARLSMEYKRSDLIMKLSGQHVGVWGQDPQIEKEGRFMLNEAWLQLPFGNGFFVKAGRQQLSYDDDRILGTLDWNTSGRWHDALKVGYENKIRSAHLLLAYNQKIEPYAGMDYSYTDAQPYKTMQGLWYKEQIGKKFNISALFLNLGLVPGSASSSPVDVKYMQTMGTNLNFVTSDWNLYGTFYFQTGKNAQKQKVEAWMWALKADYKLNDTWKLTVGSDWLSGDNHPAEGTYKAFNPLYGTHHKFYGAMDYYYASGFLSGMAPGLWDNQLGVSFKASKDVVLQANYHLFSSTTDPKDRWLTSDLGKSLGSELDLAIDWQIRKDVKLSGGYSVYFGTATMEMYKGGSQDSWQDWGWVSLNVNPRVFISKW; encoded by the coding sequence ATGAAAACACCGGTCAAACTCTTTGTTGTATGTGCTCTGTTAGTTACAGGCACAGCTTTGCATGCACAGGAAGAATTCAGTATCAGTACACAGATACGCCCGCGGACTGAATACCGGAACGGGACCTTATTCCCCCGTGATGCCGGAGACGGTGCCGTTTTTTTTGTCAACACCCGGGCTCGCCTTTCCATGGAATATAAGCGGAGCGACCTAATCATGAAGCTTTCCGGCCAGCATGTTGGCGTATGGGGCCAAGACCCGCAAATTGAAAAAGAGGGACGGTTCATGCTAAACGAAGCTTGGTTGCAGCTACCTTTCGGCAACGGATTTTTCGTTAAAGCGGGTAGGCAACAGCTTTCTTACGACGACGACCGGATCTTAGGCACATTGGACTGGAACACTTCCGGCAGATGGCACGATGCACTTAAAGTAGGATACGAAAACAAAATACGTTCTGCACACCTGCTTCTCGCCTATAATCAGAAAATAGAACCATACGCCGGAATGGACTATAGTTATACCGATGCTCAACCCTATAAAACCATGCAGGGACTTTGGTACAAGGAACAAATTGGCAAAAAGTTCAATATATCGGCCCTGTTCCTTAATCTGGGGCTGGTACCGGGTAGCGCAAGCTCTTCACCTGTAGATGTTAAATATATGCAGACGATGGGTACCAATCTTAATTTTGTAACATCCGACTGGAACCTTTACGGTACATTTTATTTTCAGACCGGGAAAAATGCACAAAAACAAAAGGTTGAAGCCTGGATGTGGGCTTTAAAAGCCGACTACAAACTCAACGATACATGGAAACTTACCGTGGGCAGCGATTGGCTTAGCGGCGACAACCACCCAGCGGAGGGGACTTACAAAGCATTCAATCCGCTTTACGGAACTCATCACAAATTTTACGGGGCAATGGATTATTACTATGCATCCGGATTTCTTTCCGGTATGGCTCCGGGACTATGGGACAACCAGCTGGGAGTTTCATTCAAAGCCTCTAAAGATGTGGTGCTTCAGGCAAACTATCACCTATTTTCGTCAACAACAGACCCTAAAGACAGGTGGCTTACCAGCGATCTGGGCAAAAGTCTGGGCAGCGAACTTGATTTAGCCATCGATTGGCAAATACGTAAAGATGTAAAATTATCGGGAGGATACTCGGTTTATTTCGGAACAGCTACCATGGAGATGTATAAAGGAGGCAGTCAGGATTCATGGCAGGACTGGGGATGGGTATCTCTGAATGTAAACCCCAGGGTATTCATATCCAAATGGTAA
- a CDS encoding cytochrome c biogenesis protein ResB, producing the protein MWKQPWGYAEGAVICSGLFITGTALQFTTGPVNANLFQYPINLLFGIFYMVCMIVLHLNKKKSAAIRWLSGMEASITSIVAFLVMVLIMGVTAQTPQGATVEEKDFLTNLGFRQLTNSWSFVLIFLYMLTVLLLTTLRKTLKYKTGNIGFLLNHAGLSIALWGAILGSGDLQRLHMVTQTGTPEWRATDSKGNITELPLAIQLEKFSIEEYPPKVMVIDNTTGMTLPSGNPSMLAMENDSLQGRLMDWQLSGTQYLPMAAWVQGKYVPFQNEGATTAVYVKAKQIKTGIVKEGWISYGSFMFPHQALELDNQHSLVMPPLEPKRYVSEVTIFTEDGKSIPATIEVNKPIKVNGWKIYQLSYDETMGKWSRTSTFELVRDPWLPVVYTGITMMLLGAVYLFAFAKIGKKNI; encoded by the coding sequence ATGTGGAAACAACCTTGGGGATACGCTGAAGGTGCTGTAATTTGTTCCGGACTGTTCATAACCGGTACAGCCCTTCAGTTTACTACCGGTCCCGTTAATGCAAACCTGTTTCAATATCCAATCAATCTATTGTTTGGAATATTTTATATGGTTTGTATGATCGTATTGCATTTGAACAAAAAGAAAAGCGCCGCTATCCGATGGCTTTCGGGTATGGAAGCCAGCATTACATCTATTGTAGCGTTCCTGGTCATGGTGCTCATTATGGGAGTTACCGCCCAGACTCCACAAGGAGCTACAGTTGAAGAAAAGGATTTTCTCACGAATTTAGGATTCAGACAGCTAACAAACTCTTGGTCGTTTGTACTCATATTTCTTTATATGCTCACGGTGTTGTTGCTTACTACCCTGCGTAAAACGCTAAAATACAAGACAGGAAATATCGGTTTTTTGTTAAACCATGCCGGTTTATCCATAGCCTTATGGGGTGCGATCCTGGGTAGCGGCGATCTGCAAAGATTACATATGGTTACTCAAACGGGTACTCCGGAGTGGCGGGCTACCGATAGCAAAGGCAATATTACCGAACTTCCGCTGGCTATTCAGCTGGAGAAATTCTCCATCGAAGAATATCCTCCCAAAGTGATGGTTATAGATAATACGACAGGCATGACACTTCCAAGCGGCAATCCATCCATGCTCGCCATGGAGAATGATTCACTTCAGGGAAGGTTGATGGACTGGCAACTTTCAGGGACACAATATTTACCTATGGCTGCCTGGGTTCAGGGAAAGTATGTGCCCTTCCAGAACGAAGGAGCTACAACTGCGGTCTACGTAAAGGCAAAACAGATAAAAACAGGTATTGTAAAAGAAGGATGGATCAGCTACGGAAGCTTTATGTTTCCACATCAGGCTCTTGAATTAGATAATCAACACAGTCTGGTAATGCCACCCCTGGAACCTAAACGATATGTTTCGGAAGTCACCATCTTCACTGAAGATGGGAAAAGCATTCCGGCCACGATCGAAGTAAATAAACCGATCAAGGTGAACGGATGGAAAATATATCAATTAAGCTACGACGAAACTATGGGTAAGTGGAGCAGGACAAGTACTTTCGAACTGGTGCGCGATCCGTGGTTGCCGGTTGTTTATACAGGGATAACAATGATGCTGCTCGGGGCGGTATATCTGTTTGCGTTTGCTAAAATTGGGAAAAAGAATATATGA
- the nrfA gene encoding ammonia-forming cytochrome c nitrite reductase: MEKKIKAWQGWLLFAGSMIVVFVLGMLAASINERRAEIVTIFNNKKTEIKGIESRNELFADNYPREYNTWLQTADTSFQSEFNGNQMVDVLAQRPDMVILWAGYAFAKDYSTPRGHMHAVEDIIHTLRTGAPVSDTDGPQPATCWTCKSPDVPRMMQSLGVENFYKTKWGALGSEIVNPIGCADCHEPENMNLQISRPGLIEAFERQGKDIKKASLQEMRSLVCAQCHVEYFFKGDGKYLTFPWDKGMTVETMEAYYDESDYADYTHALSKAPMLKAQHPDYELSQMGIHAQRGVACADCHMPYMSEGGVKFSDHHIQSPLAMIDRTCQVCHRESEETLRNNVYDRQRKANEIRNRLETELATAHIEAKFAWEKGASETQMKPVMKALRAAQWRWDFAVASHGGSFHAPQEFQRILGHGLDNAMQARLSTAKVLASLGFSGDVPMPDISTKEKAQAYIGLDMATERKQKDEFMKTIVPEWLKKAKANNRLIVKN, translated from the coding sequence ATGGAAAAGAAAATTAAAGCATGGCAAGGCTGGCTCCTGTTTGCAGGAAGCATGATCGTAGTATTTGTATTGGGTATGCTGGCTGCATCCATCAATGAACGACGAGCCGAGATAGTAACTATTTTCAATAACAAGAAAACCGAAATAAAAGGTATTGAATCGAGAAATGAACTGTTTGCCGACAACTATCCCAGGGAGTACAACACCTGGCTACAAACAGCCGATACAAGCTTTCAAAGTGAGTTTAACGGAAATCAGATGGTAGATGTGCTTGCCCAGCGTCCCGACATGGTAATTCTATGGGCTGGCTATGCCTTTGCAAAGGACTACTCCACTCCTCGTGGCCATATGCATGCAGTAGAAGATATTATACATACCCTTCGTACCGGAGCACCGGTATCTGATACTGACGGTCCGCAACCTGCAACCTGCTGGACTTGCAAGAGTCCTGATGTTCCCCGGATGATGCAATCTCTGGGCGTGGAGAATTTTTATAAAACCAAATGGGGTGCCCTGGGTAGTGAAATCGTAAATCCGATCGGATGTGCCGATTGCCATGAGCCTGAGAATATGAATCTGCAGATAAGCAGACCCGGACTAATTGAAGCATTCGAAAGACAAGGCAAGGATATCAAAAAGGCTTCGTTACAGGAGATGCGTTCGTTGGTATGTGCACAATGCCACGTTGAATATTTTTTCAAAGGCGACGGCAAATACCTTACTTTCCCATGGGATAAAGGGATGACTGTAGAAACGATGGAAGCATACTACGATGAAAGCGATTATGCCGATTACACACACGCGCTTAGTAAAGCTCCGATGCTTAAAGCGCAGCATCCTGATTATGAATTATCACAAATGGGCATCCATGCTCAGCGTGGGGTGGCGTGTGCCGACTGTCATATGCCGTATATGAGTGAAGGAGGCGTTAAATTCAGCGATCATCATATTCAAAGTCCGTTGGCGATGATCGACCGCACCTGTCAGGTTTGTCACCGGGAATCTGAAGAAACATTGCGTAACAACGTATACGATCGTCAGCGCAAAGCAAACGAGATACGAAACCGACTGGAGACTGAATTAGCTACCGCTCACATAGAAGCCAAATTTGCATGGGAAAAGGGAGCGAGTGAAACGCAAATGAAACCCGTCATGAAGGCCCTGCGTGCCGCACAATGGCGTTGGGACTTTGCTGTAGCCTCTCACGGAGGGTCTTTCCATGCTCCGCAGGAATTCCAACGCATTCTTGGTCACGGTTTAGATAACGCAATGCAAGCCCGTCTATCCACAGCAAAAGTCCTGGCCTCGTTAGGATTTAGCGGTGATGTACCCATGCCAGACATATCCACGAAAGAGAAAGCACAAGCTTACATTGGATTGGATATGGCTACTGAGAGAAAACAAAAAGATGAATTCATGAAAACCATCGTACCCGAATGGCTTAAGAAAGCCAAAGCAAATAACCGACTTATTGTAAAAAATTAA
- a CDS encoding ABC transporter permease: MIQIGKYIEIAIQWLTENFAPFFDAVNSGIGGGIDVFNQALLWIPFYLFIILFTVLAWFKAGKGTAILTFFGLFLIYGMGFWTETMQTLALVLSSTSIALILGVPLGILTARNPKISKVMRPVLDLMQTMPAFVYLIPAVLFFGLGPVPGAFATIIFAMPPVVRLTDLGVRQVPKDIVEAARSYGASPSQLLLKVQLPLALPTIMTGVNQTIMMSLSMVVIAAMISAGGLGEIVLKGITQMKIGLGFEGGIAVVILAIVLDRITQGLAKNK, encoded by the coding sequence ATGATTCAGATAGGAAAATATATAGAGATAGCCATCCAATGGCTTACGGAAAATTTTGCTCCGTTCTTTGATGCTGTAAATTCGGGGATTGGTGGAGGTATTGATGTTTTTAACCAGGCTTTACTTTGGATACCTTTTTATCTTTTTATTATTCTTTTTACCGTATTGGCCTGGTTTAAAGCTGGAAAAGGAACTGCAATTCTTACTTTTTTTGGACTGTTCCTGATTTATGGGATGGGATTCTGGACGGAAACAATGCAAACCTTGGCCTTGGTTTTGTCGTCTACCTCAATTGCTTTGATCTTAGGTGTGCCATTGGGTATTCTTACGGCTCGTAATCCTAAAATTTCAAAAGTGATGCGACCTGTTTTGGATTTAATGCAAACAATGCCTGCCTTTGTTTATCTGATTCCGGCAGTTCTCTTTTTTGGTCTCGGTCCGGTGCCGGGAGCTTTTGCAACTATTATTTTTGCTATGCCTCCCGTTGTGCGCCTCACAGATCTGGGAGTTCGTCAGGTCCCGAAAGATATTGTGGAGGCAGCCCGATCTTACGGAGCTTCTCCGTCGCAGTTGTTATTGAAGGTTCAATTGCCGCTGGCATTACCCACCATTATGACAGGTGTAAATCAGACAATTATGATGTCGCTCTCCATGGTTGTGATTGCTGCAATGATTTCTGCGGGAGGACTTGGCGAGATTGTTCTCAAAGGAATAACTCAGATGAAGATAGGATTAGGCTTTGAAGGAGGAATCGCCGTAGTGATTCTTGCTATTGTGCTGGATCGGATCACTCAAGGGTTGGCAAAGAATAAATGA
- a CDS encoding Crp/Fnr family transcriptional regulator, which yields MDINELFTIPLFDSIPPEKREVFLSGLDYTVSFLEKGELVARSGDLCKHLYLLMKGKVKTEMVDGSGAVLRIETIYAHRPLAPAFLFAENNRFPVTVTVLEDAEIVLISRDSVLTALLQYESFLKKFLLLNAECMKCLTDKLHLLACKTIRSRLIFYLLDQAKNGTSSFVMKETQQELADYFGVTRPALAKVLYELMEEGLIRQEKRQIFITDKQTLRREIM from the coding sequence ATGGATATAAACGAACTTTTTACAATCCCCCTTTTTGACTCCATACCTCCAGAAAAGCGTGAAGTTTTTCTGTCCGGACTGGATTATACGGTTTCTTTTCTTGAAAAAGGAGAGCTGGTAGCGCGTTCGGGCGATTTGTGTAAGCATTTATATCTTTTGATGAAAGGAAAAGTTAAAACAGAAATGGTTGATGGTTCCGGTGCCGTGCTTCGGATTGAGACGATATATGCTCATCGCCCTTTGGCTCCTGCTTTTCTTTTTGCTGAGAACAATCGTTTTCCTGTAACAGTTACGGTGTTGGAAGATGCAGAAATAGTATTAATTAGCCGTGATTCGGTATTAACTGCTCTGCTGCAATACGAATCCTTTCTTAAAAAGTTTCTGTTATTGAATGCCGAATGCATGAAATGTCTGACAGATAAATTACATTTGCTAGCGTGTAAAACGATTCGAAGCCGACTTATCTTTTACCTGCTTGATCAGGCTAAAAACGGTACTTCATCTTTTGTTATGAAAGAGACTCAACAGGAGTTGGCCGACTATTTCGGGGTTACCCGTCCGGCTCTTGCCAAAGTGCTTTACGAACTGATGGAAGAGGGGTTGATCCGACAAGAAAAGAGACAGATTTTTATTACAGATAAACAGACATTACGCCGTGAAATAATGTAA
- a CDS encoding IS1096 element passenger TnpR family protein — MLFRFLILSDEVDDFKREIKIDSEATFLDLHNAILDSVGYTKDQMCSFFICEDDWSKKTEITLVEMDTASEEDNYIMEDTRLEELLEDEHQKLLYVFDYMTERAFFMELREIIPGKDMDKPECSISLGNPPVQIMSFDDFTPKAGGTQDLGEDFYGDSEFDIDELDKEGFDGLEGPMENPFDDERF; from the coding sequence ATGTTATTCAGATTTCTTATCCTGTCAGACGAAGTTGATGACTTCAAACGTGAAATTAAGATAGATTCGGAAGCGACTTTTCTTGATTTGCACAATGCCATTCTGGATTCTGTCGGATACACAAAAGATCAGATGTGTTCATTCTTTATTTGTGAAGACGACTGGAGCAAAAAAACAGAAATTACGCTGGTTGAAATGGATACAGCTTCGGAAGAAGACAACTATATAATGGAAGATACACGCTTAGAAGAGTTACTCGAAGACGAACATCAGAAACTCCTCTACGTATTCGATTATATGACCGAAAGAGCCTTCTTCATGGAGTTAAGGGAAATTATCCCGGGAAAAGATATGGACAAACCGGAATGCTCGATATCTCTTGGTAATCCTCCGGTACAGATTATGTCTTTTGATGATTTTACACCTAAAGCAGGTGGAACACAGGATTTAGGAGAAGATTTCTACGGAGATTCAGAATTCGACATCGACGAGTTAGATAAAGAAGGCTTCGACGGACTAGAAGGTCCGATGGAAAATCCGTTTGACGATGAGCGCTTTTGA
- the nrfH gene encoding cytochrome c nitrite reductase small subunit: MKIATLINQILPNRRWKLTAIIMLGVLFGLGFYTVYASRAASYLSDEPATCVNCHIMAPFYATWNHSSHGRNATCNDCHVPQDNVFRKYYFKGKDGMRHASIFAIRGEAQVIQAIDESANVIMENCIRCHTQLNTELVKTGRMNYEMAKAGEGKACWDCHRDIPHGGTNSLSSTPNALVPYPKSDTPDWLKKILNDKK; encoded by the coding sequence ATGAAGATAGCCACTCTCATCAATCAGATTCTCCCAAACAGACGATGGAAATTAACCGCCATAATAATGTTGGGTGTTCTTTTCGGATTAGGATTCTACACAGTGTATGCTTCAAGGGCAGCCAGCTATCTGTCTGACGAACCGGCCACCTGTGTTAACTGCCACATCATGGCACCTTTTTATGCCACATGGAACCACAGCTCGCATGGAAGAAATGCCACATGCAACGATTGTCATGTTCCCCAGGACAATGTATTCCGCAAATACTACTTTAAAGGCAAGGACGGAATGCGTCATGCTTCCATTTTTGCCATCAGAGGAGAGGCTCAGGTAATTCAGGCAATAGATGAAAGTGCCAATGTTATTATGGAAAACTGCATTCGTTGTCATACTCAACTTAACACCGAATTGGTAAAAACCGGGCGAATGAATTATGAAATGGCCAAAGCCGGCGAAGGTAAAGCCTGCTGGGATTGTCACAGGGATATTCCTCACGGAGGAACCAACAGCTTATCATCCACACCCAATGCTCTTGTACCCTATCCTAAATCGGATACCCCGGACTGGCTGAAGAAAATACTTAATGATAAAAAATAA
- a CDS encoding cytochrome c biogenesis protein: MSWDDFVWFVIASSLCWIAGAVAALMQKGWKLPVLLTCGGILLFFLFILGMWISLERPPLRTMGETRLWYSFFLPVVGVITFVRWRYRWILSFSTLMAIVFCFINLLKPEIHNKTLMPALQSPWFAPHVIVYMFAYAVLGAAFVVAVYLLWKQKTVDSTSMEMCDNLVYVGEAFLTIGMLFGAIWAKEAWGHYWSWDPKETWAAATWLGYLIYIHYRSHHASRNTPALIILIFAFLLLQMCWFGINYLPAAQGNSIHVYNM; encoded by the coding sequence ATGAGTTGGGATGATTTTGTCTGGTTTGTGATTGCCTCCTCCCTGTGCTGGATTGCCGGGGCTGTTGCTGCATTGATGCAAAAAGGTTGGAAGTTGCCTGTGTTGCTTACCTGCGGAGGTATTCTCCTTTTCTTTCTTTTTATTTTGGGAATGTGGATTTCCCTGGAGCGTCCGCCATTACGTACGATGGGAGAAACCCGTTTATGGTATTCCTTCTTTCTGCCAGTTGTGGGGGTAATCACCTTTGTGAGATGGAGGTATCGCTGGATACTTTCTTTTAGTACCCTGATGGCTATTGTTTTTTGCTTTATAAATCTACTTAAACCGGAGATACATAACAAAACTCTTATGCCGGCACTACAAAGCCCCTGGTTTGCACCACACGTTATTGTCTATATGTTTGCCTACGCTGTACTGGGAGCAGCCTTTGTTGTAGCTGTTTATCTGCTTTGGAAACAGAAAACAGTAGACTCTACTTCGATGGAAATGTGTGATAATCTGGTGTACGTTGGCGAAGCTTTTCTTACCATCGGGATGTTGTTTGGAGCAATCTGGGCCAAGGAAGCATGGGGACATTATTGGAGCTGGGATCCTAAAGAGACATGGGCTGCCGCTACCTGGTTGGGATACCTTATCTACATACATTACCGAAGTCACCATGCCTCGCGAAATACACCGGCACTGATAATACTTATTTTTGCCTTTTTACTGCTTCAAATGTGTTGGTTTGGCATCAATTACCTGCCTGCAGCGCAAGGAAACAGCATTCATGTATATAACATGTGA
- a CDS encoding quaternary amine ABC transporter ATP-binding protein — protein MNNKIEIKNLSIIFGHDKSKARKLIMEGKNKSEILKSTGCTVAVRNANLEIREGEVFVVMGLSGSGKSTLLRCINRLNEPTLGEVYINGENITRKSDKELQQLRRSELAMVFQHFGLLPHRTVLSNIAFGLELQGVPKVEREKKALRTVGLVGLKGYENQRVNELSGGMQQRVGLARALANDASVLLMDEAFSALDPLIREQMQDELLQLQASMQKTIVFITHDLHEAIKLGDRIAIMKDGEVVQVGTPEEILTEPANDYVERFVENVGRGRIITASSIMKTKPVVARLKKEGPEAIIRKMREKNLFVLPVVGTDGQFLGEVSLKDVVNLRKQGIKEIDSVVTSEVPSVLESTTVEDMLTLLPKIKQVIPVVSDSNKLLGVVSPSSIIIEMTGKDQKEINQIIQNAIDL, from the coding sequence ATGAATAATAAAATAGAAATAAAAAATCTTTCCATCATTTTTGGTCACGATAAATCAAAAGCTCGTAAGCTGATAATGGAAGGAAAGAATAAATCGGAGATTTTAAAGTCAACCGGATGTACGGTAGCCGTACGTAATGCAAACCTGGAGATTAGAGAAGGAGAAGTATTTGTTGTTATGGGATTATCCGGTAGTGGAAAATCTACATTGCTACGATGTATCAATCGGTTGAATGAACCCACTCTGGGAGAGGTTTACATAAATGGCGAAAATATTACCAGAAAATCCGATAAGGAGTTACAACAACTGCGTCGTTCGGAGTTGGCGATGGTTTTTCAGCATTTTGGTTTGTTGCCGCATCGTACAGTATTAAGTAATATAGCTTTTGGGCTGGAGTTGCAAGGTGTACCTAAAGTAGAACGTGAGAAAAAAGCATTACGTACTGTTGGACTGGTAGGACTGAAGGGTTACGAGAATCAACGGGTAAACGAATTGTCCGGAGGAATGCAACAGCGCGTTGGTTTGGCCAGGGCTTTAGCAAACGATGCATCAGTGTTATTGATGGATGAGGCTTTTTCGGCACTGGATCCTCTTATTAGGGAACAGATGCAGGATGAATTACTTCAACTACAAGCATCCATGCAAAAGACCATTGTATTTATCACCCATGATTTGCATGAGGCAATCAAATTGGGTGACCGAATTGCAATTATGAAAGATGGGGAAGTGGTTCAGGTGGGCACTCCTGAAGAAATTCTTACAGAACCGGCAAACGATTATGTAGAACGTTTTGTAGAGAATGTAGGCAGGGGACGTATCATTACCGCATCTTCCATTATGAAAACGAAACCTGTGGTGGCCCGCCTTAAAAAAGAGGGGCCGGAGGCTATTATCCGTAAAATGCGAGAAAAGAATTTATTTGTTTTACCGGTTGTGGGTACTGATGGTCAGTTTCTGGGTGAGGTGTCTTTAAAAGATGTAGTGAATTTGAGAAAACAGGGAATTAAAGAGATTGATTCGGTGGTGACGAGTGAAGTGCCTTCGGTGCTGGAGTCAACAACGGTTGAGGATATGCTGACCTTATTGCCAAAGATTAAACAAGTCATTCCTGTGGTAAGTGATTCCAACAAATTGTTGGGTGTGGTATCGCCTTCGTCTATTATTATTGAAATGACAGGGAAAGATCAAAAAGAGATTAATCAGATTATTCAAAATGCAATTGATTTATGA
- a CDS encoding glycine betaine ABC transporter substrate-binding protein, with product MKRFLIVVALSVILGLLMLAAGCSGGGNKNGKKISIAYANWAEGIAMTHLAKVALEEKGYEVSLKNADVAPIFASVATGKADVFMDAWMPVTHADYMNQYGDKLEVLGEAFSNARIGLVVPSYVTVDSLDELKDVKEKFDGNIVGIDAGAGIMSATEKVIDAYQLDMKLQSSSGPAMTALLKKSVEDKTWIVVTGWTPHWMFSRFDLKFLKDPKGIFGDAERIDIVATKGFAEKDPLAAGFFRKFKLTNEQMSDLMGYLANDTVSEAEGAKMWKDKNQELVEGWFE from the coding sequence ATGAAACGTTTTTTGATTGTTGTAGCGCTAAGCGTTATTCTTGGTTTGTTAATGTTAGCTGCCGGTTGCTCTGGCGGAGGAAATAAGAATGGGAAAAAGATATCCATCGCCTATGCAAATTGGGCTGAGGGTATAGCAATGACTCATTTGGCTAAAGTTGCTTTGGAAGAGAAAGGATACGAAGTGTCTTTGAAGAATGCGGATGTAGCTCCCATTTTTGCTTCTGTAGCAACAGGAAAGGCTGATGTGTTTATGGATGCCTGGATGCCCGTTACTCACGCAGATTACATGAATCAGTATGGGGATAAGTTGGAAGTGTTAGGAGAGGCCTTCTCTAATGCCCGCATAGGGCTGGTGGTGCCTTCATATGTAACAGTTGATAGTTTGGATGAACTGAAGGATGTTAAAGAAAAATTTGATGGGAATATTGTGGGAATCGATGCCGGAGCCGGAATTATGTCGGCTACGGAAAAGGTAATTGATGCTTATCAGCTGGATATGAAACTTCAATCTTCAAGCGGACCTGCGATGACTGCCTTGCTTAAAAAATCGGTAGAAGATAAGACGTGGATTGTTGTAACAGGCTGGACGCCGCATTGGATGTTCTCACGTTTTGATCTGAAATTTTTAAAAGACCCTAAAGGAATATTTGGCGATGCCGAGCGTATTGATATTGTTGCTACCAAAGGCTTTGCAGAGAAAGATCCCTTAGCCGCCGGATTCTTCAGGAAATTTAAGCTTACTAACGAACAGATGAGCGATTTGATGGGATATCTTGCAAACGACACAGTATCTGAAGCTGAAGGAGCAAAGATGTGGAAAGATAAAAACCAAGAGTTGGTTGAAGGATGGTTTGAATGA
- the miaA gene encoding tRNA (adenosine(37)-N6)-dimethylallyltransferase MiaA — protein sequence MNTLIVLLGPTGVGKTELSLRVASHVGSPIISADSRQLYKELVIGTAAPTAEQLARIKHYFVGTLSLTDYYNASQFEEEVLLCLENLFQSTSNVVMTGGSMMYIDAVCNGIDELPTVSQEIRTNLMKRFEVEGLDPIREDLKRLDPQHYNEVDLNNYKRVIHALEICLMTGRPYSELRTNTKKTRPFRIIKIGLTRDREELCDRINARVDQMMRDGLLEEARHVYPYKHLNSLNTVGYKEMFNYLDGEWPLDFAIEKIKRNSRVYARKQMTWFKRDKEINWFHPDNIEGILTFLDEQLNRPEL from the coding sequence ATGAATACGCTTATTGTTTTACTGGGGCCGACCGGAGTTGGTAAGACGGAACTTAGCCTACGTGTGGCATCACATGTAGGCAGTCCTATTATTTCGGCAGATTCCCGTCAGTTGTACAAAGAACTTGTAATAGGAACGGCAGCTCCCACAGCCGAACAGCTCGCCCGTATTAAACATTATTTTGTCGGCACACTTTCTCTCACCGATTATTACAATGCCAGTCAGTTTGAAGAAGAGGTTCTGTTATGCCTGGAGAATCTTTTCCAGTCTACATCCAATGTTGTAATGACCGGAGGCTCCATGATGTACATTGATGCTGTTTGCAATGGTATCGACGAACTTCCAACTGTTAGTCAGGAGATCCGGACTAACCTGATGAAGCGTTTTGAAGTTGAAGGATTGGATCCGATTCGGGAAGACTTAAAGCGACTGGATCCTCAACATTACAACGAGGTGGATCTCAACAATTACAAACGAGTGATCCACGCCCTTGAAATATGTTTAATGACAGGAAGACCCTATTCTGAACTACGTACAAATACAAAAAAAACACGTCCTTTTCGCATTATAAAAATCGGACTGACCCGCGATCGGGAAGAACTCTGCGACCGTATCAATGCCCGGGTTGATCAGATGATGCGCGATGGACTACTGGAAGAAGCCCGGCATGTATATCCTTACAAACATCTCAATTCACTTAATACTGTTGGATATAAGGAGATGTTTAATTACCTTGACGGTGAATGGCCTTTGGATTTTGCAATTGAGAAAATAAAACGTAATAGCCGTGTGTATGCCAGAAAGCAGATGACTTGGTTTAAGCGTGATAAAGAAATCAACTGGTTTCATCCGGACAACATAGAAGGCATATTAACTTTCCTGGACGAACAACTAAATCGTCCTGAATTATAA